A genomic window from Leptospira broomii serovar Hurstbridge str. 5399 includes:
- a CDS encoding putative bifunctional diguanylate cyclase/phosphodiesterase, with protein sequence MHHKDFNLYSSLNKIPFLKSYARKIMTVAFLGALIPLSSLLFFFAIFARTDSENTTQVIFLALLSTSIGTFVTLFGLHKLLAPVVHTSKSLHRYKSEKILPDLPTEFHDEVGILMRDTASTVRKLDELVHYLVNYDGLTGLPNRTHFLERFSIALRELSEKDNALSIPILSLEVTRIKEIRFNYGLHVGDLYLRGLSQKLEVLLGQETVFARTGDGEFSFFPVLPDSKVLSDAEEWAKKIQEAASSSIQVVSRSISSEIKAGIAVYPFDGKSSDQLLLKSETALNQAKQSGFSKVQSYSSEWKIRMKEKYLMEKDLAQSIAKEELFLNYQPRIDLQTGKTVSAEALVRWQHPDLGIVSPAVFIPIAEESGFIMEIGEFVLEKALEDLAKWKKANLSPIRISINLSAKQLEDSQIPKKILRSVEKYEIEVGDIELEITESSLITNMTSALEILAELHSWGIALSLDDFGTGYSNLAYLSRLPLRTLKIDQSFVRRILVDSNSLAISRTIVALGKSLGLRITAEGIETEDQLRKIRDLGCDEVQGFYFSRPISFQDLIEFTHKR encoded by the coding sequence GTGCATCACAAAGATTTTAATCTTTATTCATCCTTAAATAAAATCCCATTTTTAAAATCTTATGCTCGTAAGATCATGACAGTCGCCTTTTTAGGCGCGCTAATTCCGCTCAGTTCCCTTCTTTTCTTCTTCGCGATCTTTGCAAGGACCGATTCCGAAAACACGACTCAGGTTATTTTCCTCGCGTTGCTTTCGACGTCTATCGGTACGTTCGTTACATTATTCGGATTACATAAACTTTTAGCTCCGGTCGTTCATACCTCCAAATCCTTGCACAGATATAAATCGGAAAAGATTCTACCCGATTTACCGACGGAATTTCACGACGAAGTCGGAATTCTAATGAGAGATACTGCGAGCACGGTCAGAAAATTAGACGAACTTGTACATTATTTGGTAAATTACGACGGATTAACCGGTCTTCCCAATAGGACACACTTCCTAGAAAGATTCTCGATCGCTTTACGGGAGCTTTCCGAAAAGGACAATGCGCTAAGCATTCCGATTCTTTCTCTAGAGGTTACCCGAATCAAAGAGATACGATTCAATTACGGTCTGCATGTGGGAGATTTGTATCTGCGCGGATTATCTCAAAAGCTGGAAGTCCTACTCGGACAAGAAACCGTATTTGCTCGCACGGGAGACGGGGAATTTTCTTTTTTTCCTGTTCTCCCTGACTCGAAAGTTTTATCCGATGCGGAAGAATGGGCTAAGAAAATTCAAGAAGCGGCTTCGTCCTCGATTCAAGTCGTCAGCCGGAGTATTTCCTCCGAAATCAAGGCAGGAATCGCAGTATACCCTTTTGACGGAAAATCTTCCGATCAACTTCTATTAAAATCGGAAACCGCATTAAACCAGGCGAAGCAATCCGGCTTTTCAAAAGTGCAATCATATTCATCCGAATGGAAAATTCGTATGAAAGAGAAATACTTAATGGAAAAGGACCTGGCACAATCCATAGCCAAAGAGGAATTGTTTCTGAATTACCAACCGCGTATCGATTTACAAACGGGTAAAACGGTATCCGCCGAAGCGTTGGTTCGCTGGCAGCATCCGGATCTTGGAATCGTTTCCCCGGCCGTTTTTATTCCGATAGCGGAGGAATCGGGTTTTATTATGGAGATCGGCGAATTCGTCTTGGAAAAGGCGCTGGAGGATTTGGCAAAATGGAAAAAGGCAAACCTTTCTCCTATTCGTATTTCGATTAATCTTTCCGCAAAGCAGCTGGAAGATTCTCAGATCCCCAAAAAAATTCTGCGCTCGGTCGAAAAATACGAGATCGAAGTCGGAGATATCGAATTAGAGATTACTGAATCTAGTTTGATAACAAACATGACCTCCGCACTAGAAATTCTAGCCGAACTCCATTCCTGGGGAATCGCACTCTCCTTAGACGATTTCGGAACCGGTTACTCGAATCTCGCCTATTTGAGCCGACTTCCGTTACGCACCTTAAAAATAGACCAATCATTCGTGCGTAGGATCTTAGTCGATTCCAACTCCCTTGCAATTTCCCGAACCATCGTTGCATTGGGTAAAAGTCTCGGACTTAGAATTACCGCCGAGGGAATCGAAACCGAGGACCAGCTCAGAAAAATCCGCGATCTAGGTTGTGATGAAGTACAGGGCTTTTATTTTAGCCGACCTATTTCGTTTCAAGACCTCATCGAATTCACTCATAAAAGATAA
- a CDS encoding alkane 1-monooxygenase, with amino-acid sequence MSNWKRLAFLVAFIVPVLAVAGYYLGGGFNFLTFAVVFGVLPILDVLVGSDPSNPDEADVGGLQQEFYFRFLTYVWAWIQFALVLWSLWEVQTHTLTWLESVGFVLAIGINTGGIGITVAHELGHRNTKIEQWYSKFILMTVCYMHFFIEHNRGHHINVSTDGDPATSKKGESFYSFYPRTLKGSLTDAWHLEKKRLEKKGRSVWTLENEMITSIIVPVSFIGIVLGVFYAITGNLKWEVPVFFLVQSWIAFSLLELVNYIEHYGLKRLEVSPGKFEKVLPIHSWNQNFAVSNAFLFHLQRHSDHHANAGRRYQSLRHFEESPQLPYGYTVMILIALVPSLWYRMMDWRLENWKQKYYGSADGDKRRKDSDAMQKGKVAVV; translated from the coding sequence ATGAGCAACTGGAAGAGATTAGCGTTCCTGGTCGCGTTCATCGTACCCGTTTTAGCGGTAGCGGGTTATTATTTAGGAGGAGGATTTAACTTCCTCACGTTCGCAGTCGTTTTCGGTGTTTTGCCGATTTTGGATGTTCTGGTGGGTTCGGATCCTTCTAACCCGGATGAGGCGGATGTCGGCGGATTGCAGCAGGAATTTTATTTTCGATTTTTGACGTATGTGTGGGCCTGGATTCAGTTTGCTTTAGTGCTATGGTCGCTGTGGGAAGTCCAAACTCATACGTTGACTTGGTTAGAGTCGGTCGGTTTTGTTTTGGCGATCGGAATCAATACCGGAGGAATCGGAATAACGGTGGCTCACGAGTTAGGACATAGAAATACCAAAATAGAGCAGTGGTATTCTAAATTCATTCTGATGACCGTCTGCTACATGCATTTCTTTATCGAGCATAATAGAGGACATCATATCAACGTATCGACCGATGGAGATCCTGCTACCAGTAAAAAAGGGGAATCTTTCTATTCCTTCTATCCGAGGACGTTGAAAGGAAGTCTGACGGACGCTTGGCACCTTGAAAAGAAACGGTTGGAAAAGAAAGGACGATCGGTTTGGACTCTGGAAAACGAGATGATTACTTCCATAATAGTTCCGGTATCGTTTATCGGAATCGTGCTCGGAGTATTTTATGCCATCACCGGAAATTTAAAATGGGAGGTTCCGGTCTTTTTCTTAGTTCAAAGCTGGATCGCTTTTTCGCTTTTGGAACTCGTGAATTACATAGAGCATTACGGTCTGAAACGCTTGGAAGTATCTCCAGGTAAATTCGAAAAGGTTCTTCCGATTCATTCCTGGAATCAAAACTTCGCGGTATCGAACGCCTTTTTATTCCATCTTCAAAGACACTCGGATCACCATGCAAACGCTGGTCGTCGTTACCAAAGTCTTAGACATTTTGAAGAAAGTCCCCAACTTCCGTACGGTTATACGGTCATGATTCTGATCGCCTTAGTTCCGAGTTTATGGTACAGGATGATGGATTGGAGATTGGAGAATTGGAAACAAAAATACTACGGTTCTGCGGACGGTGATAAACGAAGAAAAGATAGCGACGCTATGCAAAAAGGAAAGGTCGCGGTAGTTTAA
- a CDS encoding DUF302 domain-containing protein: protein MKYIVETGKSVQKASEDLQEAVTKMKYGVLHIHNLKETMRKKGVEFPNECQIFEICNPQKANEVLKEDMEMNLVLPCRVSVYSEKGKTRIGMIKPTALLGILSSSSRLAEVAKEVEADLIRIIDSSK from the coding sequence ATGAAGTATATCGTAGAAACCGGTAAGTCCGTTCAAAAGGCATCTGAAGATTTGCAGGAGGCAGTGACAAAAATGAAATACGGAGTTTTACATATTCATAATCTAAAAGAAACTATGAGGAAAAAAGGAGTAGAGTTTCCGAATGAATGCCAAATATTCGAAATTTGCAATCCTCAGAAAGCTAATGAAGTATTAAAGGAAGATATGGAAATGAACTTGGTGCTTCCTTGCAGAGTCTCGGTTTATTCGGAAAAAGGAAAAACAAGGATCGGAATGATCAAACCGACCGCTCTTTTGGGGATCTTATCAAGTTCTTCGCGTCTCGCAGAAGTCGCTAAGGAAGTCGAAGCTGATTTGATTAGAATAATCGATTCCTCGAAGTAA
- the pstA gene encoding phosphate ABC transporter permease PstA — MKWKKVRLNRKRRLKDRIGTIVAEGIPMLATVLIVSIILIMLGNFVFRGILNVSWEFLSAVPKNNNLEGGIFPAIYGTVYLVFIMILFSIPIGTMTGIFLAEYTARNSWFTSTVRFAINTLAGVPSIVFGLFGVGFFIQFVGKGVDSIAGNPSPVWGKPAIIWAAATLAVLTLPVVIISVEETMRSIPREMREASLALGATKWQTIWKLVLPNSLTGILTGAILAIGRGAGEVAPILFVGVVYSLPDLPTKLTDQFMQLGYHLFVLATQSPDVDKALPKQYATTLVLLMLTFGMSFFATYFRYRIRKGKHKAST, encoded by the coding sequence TTGAAATGGAAAAAAGTCCGCTTAAACCGCAAAAGACGACTCAAAGATAGAATCGGGACGATAGTTGCCGAAGGTATTCCGATGCTGGCCACGGTATTGATCGTCTCGATCATTCTTATCATGCTCGGAAATTTCGTATTTCGGGGAATCCTAAACGTTTCGTGGGAATTCTTAAGCGCCGTTCCTAAAAACAATAACCTGGAAGGCGGAATATTTCCCGCAATTTACGGAACAGTATATCTCGTTTTTATTATGATATTATTCAGTATTCCGATCGGTACGATGACCGGAATTTTTTTGGCGGAGTACACTGCGCGAAATTCTTGGTTCACCTCTACGGTCCGTTTTGCGATCAATACGTTGGCTGGAGTTCCCTCTATCGTATTCGGGTTATTCGGAGTCGGTTTTTTCATTCAATTTGTAGGTAAAGGAGTCGATTCCATCGCAGGGAATCCTTCTCCGGTCTGGGGCAAGCCTGCAATCATCTGGGCCGCCGCTACCTTAGCCGTTCTTACACTACCGGTAGTGATCATATCGGTGGAAGAAACGATGCGTAGCATCCCGAGGGAAATGCGCGAAGCAAGTCTAGCTTTGGGTGCCACGAAATGGCAAACGATTTGGAAATTAGTACTTCCGAATTCGCTTACAGGAATTCTAACCGGAGCGATTCTTGCCATCGGGCGCGGGGCTGGAGAAGTCGCTCCGATTCTCTTTGTAGGGGTCGTATATTCGCTTCCGGATCTTCCCACAAAATTGACCGATCAGTTCATGCAATTAGGATATCATTTATTCGTATTGGCGACCCAATCGCCCGATGTAGATAAGGCCCTTCCTAAACAATACGCGACAACTTTAGTTTTATTAATGCTCACATTCGGAATGAGTTTCTTTGCGACGTATTTTCGCTATCGGATTCGAAAAGGGAAACACAAAGCAAGTACATAA
- a CDS encoding sulfite exporter TauE/SafE family protein has translation MKFILIFIIGSMAGLLGGLVGIGGGILIVPALVWSLGFTQKSAQGTTLAAMIPPIGIAATYVYYKAGDVDMIAAFWIALGFIAGGYFGANIAESISSQLLERVFGGCMIVIGIYMIYRS, from the coding sequence ATGAAATTCATTTTGATTTTTATAATCGGATCAATGGCCGGGCTTTTAGGCGGATTAGTAGGTATCGGCGGTGGAATTTTAATCGTTCCGGCTTTGGTCTGGAGTTTGGGTTTTACCCAGAAATCGGCGCAAGGCACGACTTTAGCCGCCATGATACCGCCGATCGGAATTGCAGCCACGTACGTGTATTATAAAGCCGGCGATGTGGATATGATTGCTGCCTTCTGGATCGCCCTCGGTTTTATAGCAGGAGGATATTTCGGCGCGAACATTGCCGAAAGTATAAGTTCCCAACTCCTCGAAAGGGTTTTTGGCGGTTGTATGATCGTCATCGGAATCTATATGATTTATAGAAGTTGA
- a CDS encoding c-type cytochrome, translating to MKKIGKAIGIIIAGLLAILLIAFGIIFGISSSRLQKRYPATTGTEQFSLPTDPASIEEGKRLYISRGCVDCHGDNLAGKVFAEDPAIGRFAGSNLTLETNAFGIARAIRRGIGTDGRSLIFMPATDYQGLSDEDTARIISFIKSRPKMDQPSIPQSVGPVGRLLFVFGKLPLLASAEQISDQNKPPKRIQPTITIEFGHYISESCTGCHGSNLSGGPIPGAPPEWPPAQSITGEALSKWNERQFISAIRTGKRPDGSIMKAPMPWENFAHMSDIELQALWLYLKTTPKEGKKL from the coding sequence ATGAAGAAAATTGGAAAAGCGATCGGCATAATCATAGCCGGACTATTGGCGATCTTACTAATCGCGTTCGGAATTATATTTGGAATCAGCTCCAGCCGATTGCAAAAAAGATATCCTGCTACTACAGGTACCGAACAATTCTCGCTCCCTACCGATCCGGCAAGTATCGAAGAAGGTAAACGACTCTATATTTCCCGCGGTTGTGTAGATTGCCACGGAGATAATCTGGCTGGTAAAGTCTTCGCGGAAGATCCGGCGATCGGACGATTCGCAGGATCTAATCTTACTCTAGAAACGAACGCATTCGGAATCGCGCGCGCGATTCGAAGAGGAATCGGAACAGACGGCCGATCCTTGATTTTTATGCCTGCCACTGATTATCAAGGATTAAGCGACGAAGACACTGCGCGTATCATTTCCTTTATCAAAAGCCGACCAAAGATGGATCAACCTTCCATACCGCAAAGCGTAGGGCCCGTCGGAAGACTTCTATTCGTTTTCGGCAAACTTCCTTTGTTGGCGAGCGCCGAACAGATATCCGACCAAAACAAACCTCCCAAGCGGATCCAGCCGACAATTACGATCGAATTCGGACATTATATCTCCGAGTCCTGCACAGGTTGCCACGGTTCGAACCTTTCAGGAGGTCCGATTCCCGGCGCACCGCCCGAATGGCCGCCCGCCCAGAGTATTACCGGCGAAGCATTAAGTAAATGGAATGAACGCCAATTTATTTCAGCGATCAGAACGGGTAAAAGGCCGGATGGTTCGATCATGAAAGCTCCGATGCCTTGGGAAAACTTCGCACATATGAGCGATATCGAGCTGCAAGCGCTCTGGTTATACTTAAAAACGACTCCGAAAGAAGGGAAAAAACTATAG
- the pstC gene encoding phosphate ABC transporter permease subunit PstC has protein sequence MGKFESLLRYLFHPKKRRVDSIAEATVKIVAGTSILLILLIFLFVFKEASSLFFTKSPSTISAESNAPASYGSDTPSEYNPDGESQTQLGPKLESKESSQTETETSLWESLTSSIWQPISTVPKFGILPLIVGTAKTTFIAILIGAPLAILAALNVTFFLPGRIREIIKPTIELLASFPSVVIGFFCLMDVATVVKEVFDLDFRLNAITGGIGLAIAVTPIIFTVAEDALNTVPQSYRQASLALGATEWQTAYRVMLPAALPGVFAAILLGIGRAFGETMIALMATGNAPLMSFGLFDPTRTFAATIGAEMGEVIWGSNHYNILFLLGVLLFIFTFSLNAVTELYVKKRLMRKFQGS, from the coding sequence ATGGGCAAATTCGAATCTCTTCTAAGATATCTATTTCATCCTAAAAAAAGAAGAGTTGATAGTATCGCCGAGGCGACGGTTAAGATCGTCGCCGGCACTTCGATTTTGCTCATTCTCCTTATTTTTCTTTTCGTATTCAAAGAGGCTTCTTCCCTATTCTTTACCAAATCGCCGTCGACCATTTCGGCGGAGAGTAATGCACCCGCGAGCTACGGTTCGGATACGCCGAGCGAATACAATCCGGACGGAGAGTCTCAAACTCAACTAGGGCCCAAGTTAGAATCTAAAGAATCGTCCCAAACCGAAACGGAGACTTCCCTTTGGGAAAGTCTAACAAGCTCTATCTGGCAGCCGATTTCTACGGTTCCTAAGTTTGGAATTCTACCGTTAATCGTCGGAACGGCCAAGACTACGTTTATCGCGATCCTGATCGGTGCTCCGCTCGCAATTTTAGCGGCTCTGAATGTGACCTTCTTTTTACCCGGAAGAATTCGAGAAATTATCAAACCGACGATTGAGCTACTCGCCAGTTTTCCGTCGGTCGTTATCGGATTCTTCTGTCTTATGGATGTCGCTACGGTTGTGAAAGAAGTCTTTGATTTGGATTTTCGATTGAATGCGATTACAGGCGGAATCGGTTTAGCGATAGCCGTAACTCCGATTATTTTCACGGTAGCCGAAGACGCATTAAATACGGTTCCACAATCGTACAGACAAGCTTCCTTGGCCTTAGGCGCAACCGAATGGCAAACTGCATATCGGGTGATGTTGCCTGCGGCTTTACCGGGAGTATTTGCGGCGATTTTACTCGGAATCGGTCGAGCTTTCGGCGAAACAATGATAGCATTGATGGCGACCGGGAATGCCCCTTTGATGTCTTTCGGACTATTCGATCCGACTAGAACGTTTGCGGCCACGATCGGCGCAGAAATGGGGGAAGTGATCTGGGGATCAAACCATTATAATATTCTGTTTCTACTCGGTGTTCTCCTATTCATATTTACTTTTTCATTGAATGCAGTTACTGAACTTTACGTAAAGAAACGGCTCATGAGAAAATTCCAGGGTTCTTGA
- a CDS encoding phosphate ABC transporter substrate-binding protein encodes MKNITLKVLLLTAALLITSSAFAQEKKTITIKGSDTMVILVQKWAEAYPDKKVQFQVTGGGSGTGIAALINGTTDICSSSRPLKPQEIQQLKEKYNSNGVEIKVAVDGLSIYVNKHNSISKLTLGQIREIFTGKVKNWKDVGGEDHKIILYSRENNSGTYEYFKDHVLEKKDFDPASQHMVGTAALVNAVGKDKWGIGYGGAAYASDVKDVAVSIDEKSKPELPTEVNILSNKYPISRYLYFYLREVPKDDTKKFVDWVIGKEGQKVVHDVGYFPLKKK; translated from the coding sequence ATGAAAAATATAACCCTAAAAGTCCTTTTGCTTACTGCAGCGCTGCTAATTACCAGCTCTGCGTTCGCACAAGAAAAAAAAACAATCACAATCAAAGGCTCCGACACCATGGTCATCTTGGTCCAAAAATGGGCGGAAGCATATCCTGACAAAAAAGTACAATTTCAGGTCACCGGCGGCGGATCTGGAACCGGAATCGCAGCCTTAATCAACGGAACAACCGATATCTGCTCTTCTTCCAGACCTCTAAAACCGCAGGAAATTCAACAGTTAAAGGAAAAATACAATTCGAACGGCGTCGAAATTAAGGTCGCCGTCGATGGACTTTCCATTTATGTGAACAAACATAATTCTATTTCGAAATTAACGCTCGGCCAGATCCGGGAAATCTTCACAGGCAAAGTCAAGAACTGGAAGGATGTAGGCGGGGAAGATCATAAGATCATTCTCTATAGCCGCGAAAATAATTCCGGAACTTACGAGTATTTCAAAGATCATGTTTTAGAGAAAAAGGATTTTGATCCCGCCTCCCAGCATATGGTCGGAACTGCCGCATTAGTCAATGCAGTCGGTAAAGACAAATGGGGAATCGGTTACGGCGGTGCGGCCTATGCTTCGGACGTAAAGGATGTCGCGGTTTCCATAGATGAAAAAAGTAAGCCCGAACTGCCCACCGAAGTAAATATTCTCTCGAACAAATACCCTATATCTAGATATCTATATTTTTATCTTAGAGAAGTTCCGAAAGACGATACGAAAAAATTCGTCGATTGGGTGATCGGCAAAGAAGGCCAAAAAGTCGTTCACGACGTTGGTTACTTTCCTTTAAAGAAAAAGTAA
- a CDS encoding FAD-dependent monooxygenase encodes MEETTDVLICGSGPTGLMAACQLADRGISL; translated from the coding sequence ATGGAAGAAACCACCGACGTGTTAATCTGCGGCTCCGGGCCGACCGGCTTAATGGCTGCTTGCCAATTAGCCGATCGGGGAATTTCACTTTGA
- a CDS encoding LA_3150 family lipoprotein, with the protein MKFLKLAIFALAAASFSINCHSHQADTSSLLLALAGAQTADGKNSIVIFDTTDGISFTGKCYDSFTVGGASGVSGPAISPTAYFNIVLGGTAANNDFHKQNTSSSTCASGTTNLGFTGGGVPAIGSSFAFKAYYCDPNYSACKSAQWKAAGF; encoded by the coding sequence ATGAAATTTCTTAAATTAGCGATCTTCGCTCTGGCAGCAGCATCCTTCTCCATAAACTGTCATAGCCACCAGGCGGATACTAGCTCCCTATTATTGGCTTTGGCAGGAGCCCAAACTGCGGACGGAAAGAATTCGATCGTTATTTTTGATACGACCGACGGAATTTCCTTCACCGGAAAATGCTATGATTCTTTCACCGTTGGTGGTGCGAGCGGGGTAAGCGGGCCGGCGATTTCTCCGACTGCATACTTCAATATAGTATTGGGTGGAACTGCCGCAAATAACGACTTCCATAAACAGAACACTAGCTCGAGCACCTGCGCTTCCGGAACGACCAATTTAGGTTTTACCGGAGGAGGAGTTCCTGCAATCGGATCAAGTTTCGCATTTAAAGCATACTATTGCGATCCGAACTATTCCGCTTGTAAATCGGCGCAGTGGAAAGCTGCGGGCTTTTAA
- a CDS encoding TetR/AcrR family transcriptional regulator: MNHKIIESSLALFLARGFHKVNTDEIAQAAGISKRTLYRYFPSKDELVTATLEHFKMQVRTKFILVLSQKELPPLHRFRQILTQVAQELSKVSPSLMVDLQREREDIFAQMVEFRTANIRSLIGLLKEAQERKEINSDLDVPFAIDMLLASINTLLIPEYLISHNYSFDFGLEKITQIFLDGIIIRENEHSSKRRKK, translated from the coding sequence ATGAATCATAAAATTATAGAAAGCAGCTTGGCCCTGTTCTTAGCCCGAGGGTTCCATAAGGTAAATACAGATGAAATCGCGCAGGCTGCAGGCATCAGTAAACGAACGTTATATCGCTACTTCCCTTCCAAAGACGAATTAGTGACCGCGACGCTTGAACATTTTAAAATGCAAGTTCGCACAAAATTCATCCTCGTTCTATCCCAGAAGGAACTCCCTCCTCTCCATCGATTCAGGCAAATTCTTACCCAAGTCGCACAGGAACTTTCTAAAGTTTCTCCTAGCTTGATGGTGGATCTGCAAAGAGAAAGAGAGGATATATTCGCACAGATGGTGGAGTTTCGAACTGCGAATATCAGAAGTCTGATCGGCTTGTTAAAGGAAGCTCAGGAAAGAAAAGAAATTAACTCCGATCTGGATGTACCTTTCGCAATCGATATGCTGCTTGCTTCGATTAACACTTTGCTGATCCCGGAATATCTCATTTCGCATAATTATTCCTTCGATTTCGGGCTAGAGAAAATTACTCAGATTTTTCTAGACGGAATCATAATCAGAGAAAACGAACATTCATCTAAAAGGAGAAAAAAATGA